From a region of the Aeoliella mucimassa genome:
- a CDS encoding DUF1569 domain-containing protein, translating into MSKTTPTDRRDLNFATLDDLRAELDRLEMAEQRGELSAVGKWTPGQILGHVAAWIHYGWEGYPIKAPPFFIRWYLRWQLPKMLKGKMPSGVRIPGVEGGTTGAEPVEFAEALANMRRGIERLESDEPATYHSPAFGEMSMADRIELNLRHAELHFSFLRYPGDG; encoded by the coding sequence ATGAGCAAAACCACCCCCACCGACCGCCGTGATTTGAATTTTGCCACGCTCGATGACCTGCGGGCGGAGCTGGATCGCCTGGAAATGGCCGAACAGCGTGGCGAGCTGTCGGCTGTTGGGAAATGGACCCCGGGACAAATTCTGGGGCATGTCGCCGCGTGGATTCATTACGGATGGGAGGGCTATCCCATCAAAGCTCCGCCGTTTTTCATTCGCTGGTACCTGCGTTGGCAGCTACCCAAGATGCTCAAAGGCAAGATGCCGAGCGGGGTTCGCATTCCAGGGGTCGAAGGGGGCACCACCGGCGCCGAGCCGGTGGAGTTTGCCGAAGCACTGGCCAACATGCGCCGCGGCATCGAGCGTTTGGAGTCGGACGAGCCGGCCACGTATCACAGCCCCGCCTTCGGAGAGATGTCGATGGCCGATCGCATTGAGCTAAATCTACGCCACGCGGAGCTGCATTTCAGCTTTTTGCGTTATCCTGGGGACGGTTAG
- the aroH gene encoding chorismate mutase codes for MPCRGVRGATTVENNEREEILRATRELLALIIRHNGIKKQDVASAFFSTTIDLDAEFPALAARQLGWCDVPLLCGHEIHVPGSLEKCIRVLLHWNTDKAQDEVHHVYHRQAERLRPDLCDVPPVDLKELEAWIDEQMRANE; via the coding sequence ATGCCTTGTCGTGGCGTCCGTGGCGCAACTACCGTCGAGAACAACGAGCGCGAAGAGATCCTCCGCGCGACGCGTGAACTTCTAGCCTTGATCATCCGTCATAACGGAATCAAGAAGCAGGACGTTGCGAGTGCGTTTTTTAGCACCACGATTGATCTCGACGCCGAATTCCCCGCCTTGGCTGCGCGGCAACTCGGGTGGTGCGATGTACCGCTGTTGTGCGGGCACGAGATTCACGTGCCTGGTTCGCTGGAAAAATGCATCCGTGTTCTGTTGCACTGGAACACCGACAAGGCTCAAGATGAAGTGCACCACGTCTACCACCGCCAGGCCGAGCGTCTGCGTCCCGACCTGTGCGATGTGCCGCCGGTGGACTTGAAAGAACTCGAAGCCTGGATCGACGAGCAAATGCGGGCCAACGAGTAG
- a CDS encoding Hsp70 family protein has translation MSYIIGIDLGTTNSLCGVFLGDSPRLIPNSLGKMLTPSVVGVLEDGQVLVGEAARDLRVTQPERCASTFKRLMGSDSRVELAGRVFTAPELSSLVLGSLKADAEKFLAEEVTEAVITVPAYFNDNQRKATKVAGELAGLRVRRIINEPTAAALTYGFHDRDAEKKLIVVDLGGGTFDVTLMEVFEGPC, from the coding sequence ATGTCTTACATCATCGGCATCGATCTAGGCACCACCAACTCGCTGTGCGGGGTTTTTCTGGGCGACTCGCCTCGATTGATTCCCAACTCGTTGGGCAAAATGCTGACCCCCTCGGTGGTCGGTGTTCTGGAAGATGGCCAGGTGCTGGTAGGCGAGGCTGCCCGCGACCTGCGTGTGACTCAGCCCGAGCGATGCGCGTCGACCTTCAAGCGTTTGATGGGTAGCGACTCGCGCGTGGAGCTGGCCGGCCGGGTGTTTACCGCCCCAGAGCTATCGAGCCTAGTGCTCGGATCGCTGAAGGCCGATGCTGAGAAGTTCCTGGCCGAGGAAGTCACCGAGGCGGTGATTACCGTGCCGGCTTACTTTAACGACAACCAGCGCAAAGCCACCAAAGTGGCCGGCGAACTCGCCGGGCTTCGGGTGCGCCGGATCATTAACGAACCAACCGCGGCCGCGCTAACCTACGGGTTCCATGATCGCGACGCTGAAAAGAAGCTGATCGTCGTCGACCTCGGCGGTGGCACCTTCGACGTCACCCTGATGGAGGTGTTCGAAGGGCCTTGTTGA
- a CDS encoding helix-turn-helix domain-containing protein, which translates to MSKAGMNLIEFITSNTAYNQADLARALNVSRAQISRWKAGEAIPRNRETELLEIGGLFSTVCTDWAMFARTEANAENWYIYFTDILSGSEWGWALKDLYRDSPDKYSSHVIRTLLKLGADIPFAAPSARELDGENVESTPLASALYGLFDAWAQIHDWVYLAFDTDDCGDQFDLFEISNELEWLTFDLGVLSVDIDCLRGIGIKEKELDEFHRKTVDTIEVRLHQFCLLRTQNGYPIKHDYFNLLDLSPIELAEQAFMRNRDGKNRIMNYLSYGEQMCISRLDYSVHLLSRIDEKLDVLLKVR; encoded by the coding sequence ATGTCCAAAGCAGGTATGAACTTGATCGAGTTTATCACGAGCAATACTGCCTACAATCAGGCTGATTTGGCCAGGGCTTTAAATGTGAGTCGTGCACAAATTTCCCGTTGGAAGGCTGGAGAAGCGATACCCCGCAACCGTGAAACAGAGTTACTTGAGATCGGTGGCCTCTTCAGTACGGTCTGTACCGATTGGGCCATGTTTGCTCGTACGGAAGCAAATGCCGAGAACTGGTACATATATTTCACAGATATTCTGAGTGGCTCGGAATGGGGGTGGGCACTTAAAGATTTGTATAGGGACTCTCCTGACAAGTACAGTTCCCATGTCATTAGAACTCTTCTAAAACTTGGGGCTGATATACCGTTTGCGGCTCCTAGTGCTCGTGAACTGGACGGTGAAAATGTGGAATCGACACCTCTTGCAAGTGCTCTCTATGGATTATTCGATGCGTGGGCCCAGATACACGATTGGGTCTATCTTGCATTCGATACAGATGATTGTGGCGATCAGTTTGACTTGTTTGAGATTTCAAATGAATTAGAATGGCTCACTTTTGACTTAGGTGTTCTCTCTGTTGATATTGATTGTTTGCGAGGCATCGGCATTAAAGAGAAGGAACTAGATGAGTTCCACAGGAAAACAGTAGATACAATTGAGGTGCGGCTCCATCAGTTCTGCCTTTTACGCACACAGAATGGTTATCCCATCAAGCATGACTATTTTAATCTACTTGATCTTTCGCCGATTGAGCTTGCAGAGCAAGCGTTTATGAGAAATCGAGATGGCAAAAATCGTATAATGAACTATTTGTCATATGGTGAACAGATGTGTATTTCTCGCCTTGATTATAGTGTTCACTTGCTAAGCCGAATTGATGAGAAACTTGATGTTCTGCTTAAGGTGAGATAG
- a CDS encoding IS5 family transposase produces the protein MATKEKRTYKVTNWKEYNKSLIERGNITIWFSDEALENWEHPNDQTKVGRPFVFSDTAIECLLTIRELLKLPYRQTEGFGRSLVAMLGVEAAIPNYSSLAKRASKLNVSLDIANKRGDIDIVVDSTGMKVFGEGEWKMRTHGKSKRRTWRKLHLSVNPDTREIVAEILTENSCHDADAVPEMLEQVEQPVKKFHGDGSYDKWKVYEGLESEGIEPVIPPQHNAKIKQHGNSAEEPLPRDEAIRQIRRKGRRSWKEEVGYHRRSLAETTMYRVKQSFGSHLKNRVFENQQTEARLRCKIINQFTQLGLPQFEWS, from the coding sequence ATGGCTACGAAAGAAAAACGAACCTACAAAGTCACGAACTGGAAGGAGTATAACAAGTCGCTCATCGAGCGTGGAAACATCACTATTTGGTTTAGCGACGAGGCGTTGGAGAACTGGGAACATCCTAACGACCAGACAAAAGTCGGTCGCCCTTTTGTCTTCAGCGATACGGCGATCGAGTGCTTGCTGACGATTCGCGAACTGCTGAAACTTCCCTATCGGCAGACTGAGGGATTCGGCCGCTCGCTGGTGGCGATGTTGGGCGTCGAGGCAGCGATTCCCAATTATTCTTCGCTCGCCAAGCGAGCCAGCAAGCTGAATGTTTCGCTCGATATCGCTAACAAGAGGGGCGACATCGATATCGTGGTGGATAGCACCGGCATGAAAGTGTTTGGCGAGGGCGAATGGAAGATGCGGACGCATGGCAAGTCGAAGCGGCGGACATGGCGGAAGCTGCATTTGTCGGTGAATCCTGACACCCGCGAGATTGTGGCGGAGATTTTGACCGAGAACAGTTGCCACGATGCCGATGCGGTTCCCGAAATGCTGGAGCAGGTGGAGCAGCCCGTAAAAAAGTTTCACGGCGACGGTAGTTACGACAAGTGGAAGGTTTATGAAGGGCTGGAATCCGAAGGCATTGAGCCGGTGATTCCGCCGCAGCACAACGCCAAGATCAAACAACATGGCAACTCTGCGGAGGAGCCTTTGCCCCGGGACGAGGCAATTCGTCAGATTCGACGCAAGGGGCGTAGGAGTTGGAAAGAGGAAGTGGGCTATCATCGTAGAAGCTTGGCGGAAACGACCATGTACCGAGTGAAACAAAGCTTTGGGAGCCATCTCAAAAACCGAGTATTCGAAAACCAACAAACGGAAGCCCGCTTGCGCTGTAAAATCATCAATCAATTCACCCAACTCGGGCTTCCACAGTTCGAGTGGAGTTAG
- a CDS encoding right-handed parallel beta-helix repeat-containing protein, giving the protein MVLALGLSTAALADELLVASNSEFSTALAAAESGDVIRLAPGVYSGGFSRSGLSGVTITSVNPEQPAVFQGGSFGLQLSDATSVTLEHLIFEGQTGNGLNIDDGGSYETPSTDITLRHLTVRDMQQGGNFDGIKLSGVTGFMIDRVLVENWGSGGSAIDPVGSHNGVIQNSIFRHASGASSGVRPKGGSKNIAIYANRFEMGAGEGRAIQAGGSTGPEYFRFIDGDSDYEAANIVAAGNIVVGALAPVSWVNIDGGVFHHNWLQNTGKWTMRILNENAGNNIVDTQNGVLVDNVIEYDSTAGWSRAANVGAETLPDTFTFARNQWQNAGGATNIDLPTTEIDGVYGAINVPRVGDQIRWDFPWGHWVVNASPNQANEAMEIAGSPNLLVATPGENAHFDPLAADPLTGDWSFTPLENNEVTLSPQSQMILVLPGVSSAIPQLPGDYDRNAVVDAEDYRLWKQQFGHTGTPLADGNGSGIVDLADYTIWRDQLAVASRLPGDSQMHSVPEPSSIACTAMCVAVYLVMAR; this is encoded by the coding sequence TTGGTTCTCGCGCTAGGGCTCTCCACTGCCGCGCTGGCCGATGAGTTGCTGGTTGCCAGCAATAGCGAGTTCTCCACCGCCCTGGCAGCCGCCGAGTCGGGCGATGTCATCCGGTTGGCTCCCGGAGTCTATTCCGGTGGATTCTCGCGCAGTGGGCTCTCCGGAGTCACGATAACTAGCGTGAATCCGGAACAGCCTGCTGTCTTCCAGGGAGGAAGCTTTGGGCTGCAGCTGAGCGACGCCACGAGCGTGACACTCGAGCATCTCATCTTCGAAGGCCAGACTGGCAACGGTTTGAATATCGACGACGGAGGCTCGTACGAAACCCCCTCCACCGACATAACGCTTCGCCATCTTACCGTTCGCGACATGCAGCAGGGGGGTAATTTCGATGGCATCAAGCTCTCCGGCGTCACTGGTTTCATGATCGATCGCGTGCTGGTCGAAAACTGGGGCTCCGGCGGTAGCGCTATCGATCCAGTGGGGTCGCACAACGGGGTGATTCAGAACTCGATCTTCCGCCATGCGAGCGGCGCGAGCAGCGGGGTGCGGCCAAAAGGGGGGAGCAAAAACATCGCGATCTACGCGAACCGGTTCGAAATGGGAGCCGGCGAAGGTCGGGCGATCCAGGCCGGCGGTTCCACGGGGCCCGAGTACTTTCGCTTCATCGATGGCGACTCCGACTACGAAGCGGCCAACATCGTCGCGGCCGGCAACATCGTGGTTGGCGCCCTCGCTCCCGTTTCGTGGGTGAACATCGATGGGGGTGTGTTCCACCACAACTGGTTGCAGAACACCGGTAAGTGGACCATGCGTATTCTCAACGAAAACGCTGGGAACAACATCGTCGACACCCAAAACGGTGTGTTAGTGGATAACGTGATCGAGTACGACTCGACCGCTGGATGGAGTCGCGCGGCGAACGTCGGAGCCGAGACCCTGCCCGACACGTTCACCTTCGCTCGCAATCAATGGCAGAACGCCGGAGGAGCGACGAACATCGACTTGCCTACGACCGAGATCGATGGAGTGTATGGGGCGATCAACGTTCCGCGGGTCGGCGACCAAATACGTTGGGACTTTCCCTGGGGGCATTGGGTCGTGAACGCATCGCCTAACCAGGCGAATGAAGCGATGGAGATCGCCGGTTCTCCGAACCTGCTCGTCGCCACGCCTGGCGAAAACGCTCACTTCGATCCGCTGGCTGCTGATCCACTGACCGGCGATTGGAGCTTTACTCCGCTAGAGAATAACGAGGTGACGCTCTCGCCTCAGTCGCAAATGATCCTTGTTTTACCGGGTGTTTCTTCCGCCATCCCGCAACTTCCCGGCGACTACGATCGTAACGCCGTGGTCGATGCAGAGGACTATCGGTTGTGGAAACAGCAGTTCGGGCACACGGGAACTCCACTCGCCGACGGCAACGGCAGTGGCATCGTTGATCTGGCGGACTACACGATTTGGAGAGACCAACTCGCGGTCGCGTCGAGGTTGCCTGGAGATTCGCAGATGCATTCGGTGCCCGAACCGAGCTCGATCGCATGCACCGCGATGTGCGTGGCAGTGTATCTAGTAATGGCTCGGTAA
- a CDS encoding SDR family oxidoreductase has product MQPSDSSHFNARSPQSSPPLVLLTGATGYVGGRLLGLLESHGHRVRCMARDPANLSGRTARTTEVVRGDVLQRYSLVDALKGIDVAYYLVHSMGSNGDFEEQDRQGARNFAEAAREAGVQRIIYLGGLGDETDELSAHLKSRHEVGQILKESDATVLEFRASIVIGSGSLSFELVRSLVRRLPVMICPRWVRTQAQPIAIEDLLEYLLAAVDHPAEQSRIYEIGGPDQVSYGDIMQEYAQQRGLKRYLISVPVLTPRLSSLWLGFVTPVYAKVGKKLIDGMRNPTIVTDDAAREEFNIAPRGLTAAIERACKSEDHKLAETRWSDALSSARGIRSWGGVAFKNRIVDSRTISTTASPEEAFRPIRSIGGRNGWYFANWLWTVRAWIDLMLGGVGIRRGRRDPDHLRVGDVLDWWRVEEYVPNERMRLFAEMKVPGRAWLEFEATKSGGQTTIRQTAIFDPIGIWGLAYWYALYPVHDLIFHGMLQRIAKRAEQSSEVSAGQTAQHATLPPAS; this is encoded by the coding sequence CGCTCGCCACAAAGCTCGCCACCGCTGGTCCTTTTGACCGGCGCTACCGGCTACGTGGGCGGCCGATTATTAGGGTTGTTAGAATCGCACGGGCACCGAGTTCGCTGCATGGCTCGCGACCCAGCCAACCTAAGCGGCCGCACTGCTCGCACTACCGAAGTCGTTCGGGGCGACGTGCTTCAGCGTTACTCGCTGGTCGATGCGCTGAAGGGAATCGACGTTGCTTACTACCTGGTCCACTCGATGGGATCGAATGGCGACTTTGAAGAGCAAGATCGACAAGGCGCTCGCAACTTTGCAGAGGCCGCTCGCGAAGCTGGGGTTCAGCGCATTATCTATCTAGGTGGGCTCGGAGACGAAACCGACGAACTCTCGGCCCACCTGAAAAGTCGGCATGAAGTAGGACAAATCCTGAAGGAGTCGGATGCCACGGTGCTGGAGTTTCGTGCGTCAATCGTCATCGGGTCGGGAAGTCTCTCCTTCGAGTTGGTCCGTTCGCTCGTTCGACGCTTGCCAGTGATGATATGTCCCCGGTGGGTCCGCACGCAAGCGCAACCGATCGCCATCGAAGACTTACTTGAGTACTTGCTGGCCGCGGTCGATCACCCAGCCGAGCAAAGCCGTATTTACGAGATCGGTGGCCCGGATCAAGTAAGCTACGGCGACATCATGCAGGAATACGCCCAGCAACGCGGCTTGAAACGCTACTTGATCTCGGTACCGGTGCTCACGCCGAGACTCTCCAGCTTGTGGCTCGGCTTCGTCACCCCGGTCTATGCCAAGGTGGGAAAGAAACTGATCGATGGCATGCGAAATCCCACGATCGTCACCGACGATGCTGCCCGGGAGGAGTTCAACATCGCCCCACGCGGTTTGACCGCAGCGATTGAACGCGCCTGCAAATCGGAAGACCACAAGCTGGCCGAAACTCGTTGGTCCGACGCGTTATCGTCGGCTCGAGGCATTCGCTCGTGGGGCGGAGTGGCTTTTAAGAATCGGATTGTCGACTCACGGACCATTTCCACCACCGCTTCTCCCGAGGAGGCCTTTCGACCAATTCGCTCCATCGGAGGCCGCAACGGTTGGTACTTTGCCAACTGGCTATGGACCGTGCGAGCCTGGATCGACCTGATGCTCGGCGGCGTCGGCATCCGTCGCGGTCGGCGCGATCCAGACCACCTACGAGTTGGCGATGTCTTGGACTGGTGGCGTGTCGAAGAATACGTCCCCAACGAACGGATGCGGCTATTCGCCGAAATGAAGGTGCCAGGTCGGGCGTGGTTGGAATTCGAAGCCACCAAGTCCGGCGGCCAAACAACAATTCGTCAGACAGCTATCTTCGATCCCATCGGAATCTGGGGCTTGGCTTATTGGTACGCACTATACCCAGTGCACGACTTGATATTCCATGGCATGCTGCAACGCATCGCCAAACGTGCGGAGCAATCAAGCGAGGTTAGTGCTGGTCAGACAGCTCAGCACGCCACGCTTCCGCCTGCTTCTTGA
- a CDS encoding IS630 family transposase, translating into MPKLNDEFCERMEDVLEQYEKPLDPNEPVVCLDEQPYQRVDDARPPEPAAPGKIAKQDYEYRRCGTCSVFVAVEPKAGKRFVQAKRHRKRADFARFVRDLLKRYPDAERVHLVMDNLNTHNEKSLIETFGEEAARPMLERIVWHFTPKHASWLNMAEIEISAIQRQCLGRRLASLDKVQSELSHCSRDRNRKKIKINWTFHRKDAKRVFPELYRK; encoded by the coding sequence GTGCCCAAGCTGAACGACGAGTTCTGTGAGCGGATGGAGGACGTCCTCGAGCAGTACGAGAAGCCGCTCGACCCGAACGAGCCGGTCGTCTGCCTCGACGAGCAGCCCTATCAGAGGGTCGACGACGCGCGGCCGCCCGAGCCCGCGGCACCCGGCAAGATCGCGAAGCAGGACTACGAGTACCGCCGCTGCGGAACCTGCAGCGTGTTCGTGGCGGTCGAGCCGAAGGCGGGCAAGCGATTCGTTCAGGCCAAGCGTCACCGCAAGCGAGCCGACTTCGCCCGGTTCGTCCGCGACCTCTTGAAGCGCTATCCCGACGCAGAGCGGGTTCATCTGGTGATGGACAACCTCAACACGCACAACGAGAAGTCGTTGATCGAAACCTTTGGCGAGGAGGCGGCTCGGCCAATGCTGGAGCGGATTGTGTGGCATTTTACCCCCAAGCATGCCAGTTGGCTCAACATGGCCGAGATCGAAATCTCGGCCATACAGCGACAATGCCTGGGACGTCGGTTGGCTTCGCTCGACAAGGTTCAAAGCGAACTCTCCCACTGTTCACGCGACCGCAATCGGAAGAAAATCAAAATCAATTGGACCTTCCATCGAAAAGACGCCAAACGCGTCTTCCCTGAACTCTATAGGAAATGA
- a CDS encoding cryptochrome/photolyase family protein, with protein MGKQVRHLMVVFGDQLNLNSAIWDDIDPDRDLAWMAEVTDESTRTWSHKVRIAVFLSAMRHFHEALEQNGIRVRYQLLDDDAEANTLLDCLAVSIKKEKPERVVAVEPGEWWLRQGLIELCDELTVPLDLLPDRHFMCTHDEFEQHAKGRKQLRMEYFYREMRKRYEVLLDDGEPEGGDWNYDSSNRKSFGKSGPGKLPAPRTFKPDKITQQVCKHIEALFPDHPGNLEHFDWPVTAEQAEQALRDFIKHRLPDFGDHQDAMWTDEPWLYHSRISAAMNLKLLDPRDVIKAAEQAYRAGDAPLNSVEGFIRQVLGWREYVRGVYWLHMPGYLERNAMSARQPLPEFYWTGETEMYCLSQAIGQTLEYGYAHHIQRLMVTGLFALLLGVDPHQVHQWYLAVYVDAVEWVEAPNTIGMSQYADEGVMASKPYVASGKYIKRMSNYCQQCVFDPDQAVGEQACPFTTLYWDYLNRNEKQLSSNRRMTLQLRNLEKKSDKDLSEIKKQAEAWRAELSDQH; from the coding sequence GTGGGCAAGCAAGTTCGCCATCTGATGGTCGTATTCGGCGATCAATTGAATTTGAATTCGGCCATTTGGGACGATATCGACCCCGATCGCGACCTGGCTTGGATGGCGGAAGTTACCGACGAATCGACCAGAACATGGTCGCACAAAGTACGAATTGCGGTGTTTCTCAGTGCGATGCGGCACTTCCACGAAGCCCTCGAACAGAATGGTATTCGTGTACGGTATCAACTGCTCGACGACGATGCCGAAGCAAACACGTTGCTCGACTGCCTGGCGGTGAGTATCAAGAAAGAGAAGCCAGAACGCGTGGTGGCCGTAGAGCCCGGCGAGTGGTGGTTGCGACAGGGGCTTATCGAGTTGTGCGACGAGTTGACGGTACCGCTCGATCTACTGCCGGATCGGCACTTTATGTGCACCCACGACGAGTTCGAACAGCATGCCAAGGGACGCAAGCAGCTTCGCATGGAGTACTTCTATCGCGAAATGCGCAAGCGATACGAGGTGCTGCTCGACGATGGCGAGCCGGAAGGTGGCGACTGGAATTATGACTCATCGAATCGGAAATCGTTCGGCAAATCGGGGCCAGGCAAGCTACCTGCCCCGCGAACCTTTAAGCCCGACAAGATCACCCAGCAGGTCTGCAAGCATATCGAAGCCTTGTTTCCCGATCATCCGGGGAATCTCGAACACTTCGACTGGCCGGTGACTGCCGAGCAAGCAGAGCAGGCGTTGCGCGATTTCATCAAGCATCGCTTGCCCGACTTTGGCGATCATCAGGATGCAATGTGGACCGACGAACCTTGGTTGTACCACTCGCGAATCTCTGCAGCGATGAACTTGAAATTGCTCGATCCGCGCGACGTGATCAAGGCGGCCGAGCAGGCGTACCGGGCAGGCGACGCTCCGCTCAACTCGGTAGAGGGTTTTATTCGCCAGGTGCTTGGCTGGCGAGAGTATGTTCGCGGAGTCTACTGGTTGCATATGCCAGGCTATCTGGAACGCAATGCAATGAGTGCTCGCCAGCCACTTCCCGAGTTTTACTGGACTGGCGAGACCGAGATGTACTGCCTGAGCCAGGCGATCGGACAGACGTTGGAGTACGGCTACGCCCATCATATCCAACGTCTGATGGTTACCGGGCTGTTCGCTTTGTTGTTAGGAGTCGATCCGCACCAGGTGCACCAGTGGTATCTCGCGGTCTATGTCGACGCGGTCGAATGGGTCGAAGCCCCGAACACCATTGGTATGTCGCAGTATGCCGACGAGGGAGTGATGGCCAGCAAGCCATATGTCGCGTCGGGCAAGTACATCAAACGTATGAGCAACTATTGCCAGCAGTGCGTATTCGATCCCGACCAAGCAGTGGGGGAGCAGGCGTGTCCCTTCACCACGTTGTATTGGGATTACCTGAATCGCAACGAGAAACAACTCAGTTCGAATCGGCGAATGACATTGCAGCTTCGTAATCTGGAGAAGAAGTCGGACAAGGATTTATCGGAGATCAAGAAGCAGGCGGAAGCGTGGCGTGCTGAGCTGTCTGACCAGCACTAA
- a CDS encoding helix-turn-helix domain-containing protein: MKKHIVCLDHQARGGLEQLARSGARAAQVVRRCQILLKSDSGCTDEEIAEHVGCTTRNVRAVRKRFCEEGVQRAVYDAPRSGRPPEFTKRQQQQVIALACSEPPEGRARWTLELLCEHAVKEGFVDSLSVTEVSLWLKEHDLKPWRKKLGACPS, translated from the coding sequence ATGAAAAAGCACATTGTTTGCCTGGACCACCAGGCCCGTGGAGGTTTGGAGCAGCTAGCACGCTCAGGCGCCCGCGCGGCGCAAGTGGTGCGTCGCTGCCAGATATTATTGAAATCGGACTCGGGATGCACCGACGAAGAGATCGCCGAGCATGTGGGCTGCACGACGCGCAACGTCCGAGCCGTCCGAAAGCGGTTCTGCGAAGAGGGCGTCCAGCGGGCGGTGTACGATGCGCCTCGCTCGGGCCGCCCCCCAGAGTTCACCAAGCGGCAGCAGCAACAGGTAATCGCCCTGGCGTGCAGCGAGCCGCCCGAGGGACGGGCTCGCTGGACGCTGGAATTGTTGTGCGAGCACGCGGTGAAGGAAGGCTTCGTCGATTCGCTCAGCGTGACGGAGGTCTCGCTGTGGCTCAAGGAACACGACCTGAAGCCGTGGCGAAAAAAACTTGGTGCGTGCCCAAGCTGA
- a CDS encoding Hsp70 family protein, with the protein MGAISKTEYSKTNKRKPACAVKSSINSPNSGFHSSSGVSQQGLFEGTLEIISTSGESFLGGEDFTNRLVSLILQKQGLQFEIAEMQQPLRVARLRQLCEDAKRKLTDEAEVQVKLPEENGAVPENAKTVKISREAFATAVKPLLDRIAGPIGKALRDGRTEAEEVDDVILVGGATRMLPLADFVRDYFGSEPQALFNPDEVVCLGAAVQAALIADNRAVDDMVMTDVCPFTLGVNIAKDMGGQIRAGYFEPIIHRNTTIPVSKEHVFSTISPNQSEVQVEVYQGENRKVEKNLKIGELRVTGVPPGPAGQEVFIRFTYDLNGLLEVEAYVGDSDHKFSTVLTQHAADLTEKEMKEAVANLQTLKYYPREDMANQKLLRFAERMVGEISPFQREQFEAAIDMFEQAMSSGDRETVEAARNTLEQILSMLGIDFEGQIGDHGDE; encoded by the coding sequence TTGGGAGCCATCTCAAAAACCGAGTATTCGAAAACCAACAAACGGAAGCCCGCTTGCGCTGTAAAATCATCAATCAATTCACCCAACTCGGGCTTCCACAGTTCGAGTGGAGTTAGTCAACAAGGCCTGTTCGAAGGCACACTCGAGATCATCTCGACCTCCGGCGAGAGCTTTCTCGGCGGCGAGGACTTCACCAATCGCCTGGTGTCGCTCATCCTGCAAAAGCAGGGGCTGCAATTCGAAATCGCCGAGATGCAACAGCCGCTGCGGGTCGCCCGATTGCGACAATTGTGCGAAGACGCCAAGCGCAAGCTGACCGACGAGGCCGAAGTGCAGGTGAAGCTGCCGGAAGAAAACGGAGCTGTTCCTGAGAATGCCAAAACGGTCAAAATCTCTCGCGAAGCGTTCGCTACGGCCGTGAAGCCGCTGCTCGATCGCATCGCTGGACCTATCGGCAAAGCACTTCGCGACGGTCGTACCGAGGCCGAGGAGGTGGACGACGTGATTCTGGTCGGTGGAGCGACGCGGATGTTGCCGCTGGCCGATTTTGTCCGCGACTACTTTGGCAGCGAGCCGCAAGCGCTGTTCAACCCCGACGAAGTCGTCTGCCTGGGCGCGGCGGTGCAAGCGGCTTTGATTGCCGACAATCGCGCTGTCGACGACATGGTGATGACCGACGTCTGCCCGTTCACGCTCGGCGTGAACATCGCGAAGGACATGGGTGGCCAGATCCGAGCGGGCTACTTCGAGCCGATTATCCATCGCAACACCACCATCCCGGTGTCGAAGGAGCACGTGTTCAGCACGATCAGCCCCAACCAGAGCGAAGTGCAGGTAGAGGTCTACCAAGGCGAAAACCGCAAGGTCGAGAAGAACCTGAAGATCGGCGAGCTCCGCGTGACCGGCGTCCCCCCCGGACCGGCTGGCCAAGAAGTGTTCATCCGCTTCACCTACGATCTGAACGGGCTGCTGGAAGTGGAAGCCTACGTCGGCGACAGCGACCACAAGTTCTCCACGGTGCTCACGCAGCATGCGGCCGACCTGACCGAAAAGGAAATGAAAGAGGCGGTCGCCAACCTGCAGACGCTCAAGTACTATCCCCGCGAAGACATGGCAAACCAGAAGCTGCTGCGTTTCGCCGAGCGGATGGTTGGCGAGATTAGCCCCTTCCAGCGGGAACAATTCGAGGCCGCGATCGACATGTTCGAGCAGGCCATGAGCTCCGGCGATCGCGAGACGGTGGAAGCGGCTCGCAACACCCTGGAACAAATCCTCTCGATGTTGGGAATCGACTTCGAAGGGCAAATTGGGGATCACGGCGATGAGTAA